One segment of Brevinematales bacterium DNA contains the following:
- a CDS encoding tetratricopeptide repeat protein has product MSRNIGSRAAGWIICLMFVFISIIYPLTSESDFLKIPKSARAIGLGDSYTSIIGDSTAIEYNPAAMNTIENFALSFMYQSWIDNAYACYLSGALKIYDFVVGTSLYYVDYGGFSHYDSYGMLLSEYQPHDICWKAAVSMDGGLLFDFLTGFSVGIGAGVIGRGLADFGTWGLTLDLGINYTFTLQRLGFKYDSDLFRMPINAGFALQNIGFTGDTTAPLKGTLGISAGLAKDLYLSLDVALEYGRPFLYKMGIEYTLFNVLILRTGFNLGRDTGNLAFGLGLRYPEYFNDLRLDYAFSYLGALGNNHNFSLYVDFPVFVDQVSQYYQQGIYHYLHGDYELAKEKWLKALAIDPENKLVKKKLDDLEKLMKLNQMVESDKGASQ; this is encoded by the coding sequence GAATATCGGTTCGCGCGCTGCCGGATGGATCATCTGCCTGATGTTTGTCTTTATTTCCATAATATATCCGCTGACCTCGGAATCGGACTTCCTCAAGATTCCGAAGAGCGCCCGCGCGATCGGCCTCGGCGACAGCTATACGTCGATCATCGGCGACAGCACCGCGATCGAGTACAATCCCGCCGCGATGAACACGATCGAAAACTTCGCGCTGTCGTTCATGTACCAGTCATGGATCGATAACGCCTACGCGTGCTACCTCTCCGGCGCGTTGAAAATATACGACTTCGTGGTCGGTACGAGCCTGTACTATGTGGACTACGGCGGATTCAGCCATTACGACTCCTACGGGATGCTGCTGTCGGAGTACCAGCCCCACGACATCTGCTGGAAGGCCGCGGTCTCGATGGACGGCGGGTTATTGTTCGACTTCCTGACCGGGTTCTCGGTGGGTATCGGCGCGGGAGTGATCGGCAGAGGGCTTGCCGACTTCGGGACATGGGGACTCACCCTCGACCTCGGCATCAATTACACGTTCACCCTCCAGCGTCTGGGCTTCAAGTACGACAGCGACCTGTTCAGGATGCCCATCAACGCGGGGTTCGCCCTCCAAAATATCGGGTTCACCGGCGATACGACCGCGCCCCTCAAGGGCACGCTCGGTATCTCGGCGGGGCTCGCTAAGGATTTATACCTGTCGCTCGACGTCGCGCTCGAATACGGGCGGCCGTTCCTGTATAAAATGGGTATCGAGTATACCCTGTTCAATGTCCTGATCCTGCGTACCGGGTTCAACCTCGGACGGGATACCGGCAACCTCGCGTTCGGCCTCGGCCTGCGCTATCCCGAGTACTTCAACGACCTCCGGCTGGATTACGCATTCTCGTACCTCGGCGCGCTGGGGAATAATCATAACTTCTCGCTGTACGTCGATTTTCCCGTATTCGTCGACCAGGTATCGCAGTATTACCAGCAGGGCATTTATCATTATCTCCACGGCGACTACGAGCTTGCGAAGGAGAAATGGCTCAAGGCGCTCGCCATTGATCCCGAAAATAAACTGGTAAAGAAAAAGCTCGACGATCTGGAAAAACTGATGAAACTCAACCAGATGGTCGAGAGCGATAAAGGGGCGTCCCAATGA